The genomic DNA CCAAGCCCTCAATGGCAGGCGCCTGAGTGAAGCTCTGCACACTGGAGTAACCTTCATCAGGACGTTGCGCCACTAACGCTTGGGCGCTGTCGATGGTCATTCCTTCAAGGGTCGCGAGGACCGTTGCCGAGGCGGTGTTGACGTTTAGCGTGGCCTCCTTCGGGAGCACGGCAATCCACGGTTTGATGCGCGCCAGCCAATGCGCATCGACGCCGGGCAGCAACCGTAATCCGGAAACATCGGACAGCAGCCCCGGGCCATCGGGCGGGCGCAAAGCGCTCAAATCCGGGGCATTCAGGTTCAGCGCCTGCAACAGCCGCGACCAGCGCCCGAGCGTGATCTGGTCGACCTGACCGGCCTTGAGCAACTGATTGATATTGAAACGCCCGGCGAGGTCTTCGATGTGGATGTGCACCCGCCCGCCGTCGATGTCGAATGCGCTACGGCGCTGGCCCCACTCTTGCCCCAGCTGA from Pseudomonas baetica includes the following:
- a CDS encoding general secretion pathway protein GspK — encoded protein: MKSRQQGVALITVLLVMSLALLLVGSLLRSHRLAVQSSAQQLHQLQLRQLGLSGETLARQYLQNPQWRASKTIQLGQEWGQRRSAFDIDGGRVHIHIEDLAGRFNINQLLKAGQVDQITLGRWSRLLQALNLNAPDLSALRPPDGPGLLSDVSGLRLLPGVDAHWLARIKPWIAVLPKEATLNVNTASATVLATLEGMTIDSAQALVAQRPDEGYSSVQSFTQAPAIEGLGVLSHGLGLNSRWFRVTVDAELGQRRLRLISQFERDLSNGRLRLQQRSFVASTESETAQ